Proteins encoded within one genomic window of Xylophilus sp. GOD-11R:
- a CDS encoding PEP-CTERM sorting domain-containing protein encodes MKIARLIISGLIVASAGASAVAGPAVGDWQTFKFDWDGEAYGNTAHITALIELDLNQFPIVATDHNGYLSLSSSAIGDFSLTVSGATAAGNYTKADFLNLYFISPGPLDQTKNFVGQPLPNNTLFGSGARESGNAGIVGADGVAVGYAGDVTMMLAPTGQTIQYLALQSIYNVSALAAVPEPETYAMLLAGMGLMAGMVRRKQKVLAAR; translated from the coding sequence GTGAAGATCGCTCGACTCATTATCTCCGGCCTTATCGTGGCCAGTGCTGGCGCAAGCGCTGTGGCAGGTCCAGCAGTTGGCGACTGGCAGACATTCAAGTTCGATTGGGACGGCGAAGCCTATGGCAACACGGCTCATATTACTGCGTTAATAGAATTGGACCTCAACCAATTCCCCATAGTGGCGACTGACCACAACGGATACTTATCGCTTTCCAGCTCAGCAATTGGTGATTTCAGCCTTACTGTTAGCGGAGCGACGGCTGCTGGAAATTATACGAAAGCCGATTTTCTCAATCTGTATTTCATCAGCCCGGGCCCTCTTGATCAGACAAAAAATTTCGTTGGCCAGCCATTACCGAACAATACTTTGTTCGGCAGCGGGGCACGGGAGTCCGGCAACGCTGGCATCGTTGGGGCTGATGGTGTCGCCGTGGGCTACGCCGGAGATGTCACGATGATGCTGGCCCCGACCGGTCAAACAATTCAATATCTCGCGCTGCAATCCATTTACAACGTATCAGCGCTTGCTGCCGTGCCGGAACCCGAGACATACGCCATGCTCCTGGCCGGCATGGGCCTGATGGCCGGCATGGTTCGCAGGAAACAGAAAGTACTCGCAGCGCGCTGA
- a CDS encoding protein phosphatase CheZ has protein sequence MNGKLIPPAPAPGAASALPPVASEIIHVRIGQLTRQLHDSLNALGFADRLRESVGEMPDAKSRLSYIARLTSDAAEKVLNRVEMAKANHDHILNGARQMVASVKKDPVQAVASGKLMNFLEDMERTTREADGHLTEIMMAQDFHDLTGQVIARVVSLTASIEDQLIQLLIQTAPPGSAAPEAAAAATAASAAAVTAAADAEVAVEGLPEPSHPRLNGPVVDSEKASGEVVTSQTEVDDLLASLGF, from the coding sequence ATGAACGGCAAGCTCATTCCCCCTGCCCCCGCCCCTGGAGCCGCGAGCGCCTTGCCGCCGGTGGCCTCGGAAATCATCCATGTCCGCATCGGCCAGCTCACGCGCCAGTTGCACGACTCGCTCAACGCCCTGGGCTTTGCCGACCGGCTGCGCGAGAGCGTGGGCGAGATGCCGGATGCCAAGAGCCGGCTGTCCTATATCGCGCGGCTGACCAGCGATGCGGCCGAGAAGGTGCTCAACCGGGTCGAGATGGCCAAGGCCAACCACGACCACATCCTGAACGGGGCACGGCAGATGGTCGCCAGCGTGAAAAAGGATCCGGTGCAGGCGGTGGCCAGCGGCAAGCTCATGAACTTTTTGGAGGACATGGAACGCACCACGCGGGAGGCTGATGGGCATCTGACCGAAATCATGATGGCGCAGGATTTTCATGACCTGACGGGGCAGGTCATTGCCCGGGTGGTGAGCCTGACCGCTTCCATCGAGGACCAGCTGATTCAGTTGCTGATTCAGACGGCGCCTCCCGGGAGTGCAGCGCCGGAGGCGGCTGCCGCGGCAACGGCTGCTTCGGCGGCTGCGGTTACTGCGGCAGCGGATGCCGAGGTGGCGGTGGAAGGGCTGCCGGAGCCTTCGCATCCTCGGTTGAATGGGCCGGTGGTGGATTCGGAGAAGGCTTCTGGGGAAGTGGTGACCAGTCAGACAGAGGTCGATGATTTGTTGGCTAGTTTGGGGTTTTAG
- the flhA gene encoding flagellar biosynthesis protein FlhA, producing MKARVMTARSWMGANGAAIKGIAAPLFVVMILAMMVLPMPAWLLDVFFTLNIAIALMVMMVAAYMVKPLDFAAFPLVLLLTTLMRLSLNVASTRVVLLEGHTGAGAAGAVIEAFGHFLIGGNFAVGLIVFAIVVVINFVVVTKGSERIAEVSARFTLDAMPGKQMAVDADLNAGVIDEKEARKRRAEVGEEANFFGSMDGASKFVRGDAMAGIIILLINIIGGFAIGVLQHDLTAGKAADTYILLAVGDALVAQIPGLLISVAAAMVISRVGKEKDVGGQVIGQLFNSPRVLGITGGILLTLGLIPGMPHLVFLGIGGAVAYGAWKLSKRPPPPDPKQVEAAEAAAAAQQAAASNDGEASWDDLQPVDLLGLELGYRLIILVDKNRQGDLLTRIKGVRRKFAQEVGFLPPAVHVRDNLELKPSGYRITLRGVVVGEGEAFPGMFLAINPGGISTPLIGTPTTDPAFGLPAHWIDERQKEAAQMAGFTVVDSETVMATHLSHLMQVQAAKLLSRTETQQLVEHVAKLAPKLIEEVVPKMVSIAVFQKVLQLLLDESVHIRDIRTIIETLAEHAGSVQDPAELARRVRVALSPSIVQQIYGQARELSVIAIEPQLERLLVQALGSNNGPSLDPGVADMLTRSAAEVALKQEEIGLPACLLVPDQIRSAMARLVRRVAPRLQVLAHSEIPETHSIRIGPILRGATA from the coding sequence ATGAAAGCTCGAGTGATGACTGCCCGCAGCTGGATGGGCGCCAACGGCGCCGCCATCAAGGGCATCGCCGCACCGCTGTTCGTGGTGATGATTTTGGCGATGATGGTGCTGCCGATGCCGGCGTGGCTGCTGGACGTGTTCTTCACCCTCAACATCGCCATCGCGCTGATGGTGATGATGGTGGCGGCCTACATGGTCAAGCCGCTCGATTTCGCGGCCTTCCCGCTGGTGCTGCTGCTGACCACCCTGATGCGCCTGTCGCTCAACGTGGCCTCCACCCGGGTGGTGCTGCTCGAAGGCCACACCGGCGCGGGCGCGGCCGGCGCGGTGATCGAGGCCTTCGGCCACTTCCTCATCGGCGGCAATTTCGCGGTGGGCCTGATCGTGTTCGCTATCGTGGTGGTGATCAACTTCGTGGTGGTGACCAAGGGCTCCGAGCGCATCGCCGAAGTGTCCGCCCGCTTTACCCTCGACGCCATGCCCGGCAAGCAGATGGCCGTGGACGCCGACCTCAACGCCGGCGTGATCGACGAGAAGGAAGCCCGCAAGCGCCGCGCCGAAGTGGGCGAAGAGGCCAACTTCTTTGGCTCGATGGACGGTGCCAGCAAGTTCGTGCGCGGCGACGCCATGGCCGGCATCATCATCCTGTTGATCAACATCATCGGCGGCTTCGCCATCGGCGTGCTGCAGCACGACCTGACCGCCGGCAAGGCGGCCGACACCTACATCCTGCTGGCGGTCGGCGACGCGCTGGTGGCGCAGATTCCGGGCCTGCTGATCTCGGTGGCCGCGGCCATGGTGATCTCGCGCGTCGGCAAGGAAAAAGACGTCGGCGGCCAGGTGATCGGCCAGTTGTTCAATTCGCCCCGGGTGCTCGGCATCACCGGCGGCATCCTGCTCACGCTGGGCTTGATCCCGGGCATGCCGCACCTGGTGTTCCTGGGCATCGGCGGCGCGGTGGCCTACGGGGCCTGGAAGCTCTCCAAGCGGCCGCCGCCGCCGGACCCGAAGCAAGTCGAGGCCGCCGAAGCCGCCGCCGCCGCGCAGCAGGCCGCCGCCTCCAACGACGGTGAAGCCAGCTGGGACGACCTGCAACCGGTCGACCTGCTCGGCCTGGAGCTGGGCTACCGCCTGATCATCCTGGTCGACAAGAACCGCCAGGGCGACCTGCTGACCCGCATCAAGGGCGTGCGCCGCAAATTCGCCCAGGAAGTCGGCTTCCTGCCGCCGGCCGTGCACGTGCGCGACAACCTGGAACTCAAGCCCAGCGGCTACCGCATCACCCTGCGCGGCGTGGTGGTGGGCGAAGGCGAGGCCTTCCCTGGCATGTTCCTGGCGATCAATCCCGGCGGCATCTCCACGCCCCTCATCGGCACCCCCACCACAGACCCGGCCTTCGGCCTGCCGGCGCACTGGATCGACGAACGGCAGAAGGAAGCGGCGCAAATGGCCGGTTTTACCGTCGTTGATTCAGAAACCGTCATGGCCACGCATTTGTCACACTTGATGCAAGTTCAGGCGGCCAAGTTGCTCAGCCGGACCGAAACCCAGCAACTGGTCGAACACGTCGCCAAGCTGGCCCCGAAACTGATCGAGGAAGTGGTTCCGAAAATGGTGTCCATCGCCGTGTTCCAGAAAGTGCTCCAGCTGCTGCTGGACGAGTCGGTGCACATCCGCGACATCCGCACCATCATCGAAACCCTGGCCGAACACGCCGGCTCCGTCCAGGATCCGGCCGAATTGGCCCGCCGGGTGCGCGTCGCGCTCTCGCCTTCCATCGTCCAGCAAATCTACGGCCAGGCCCGCGAACTCAGCGTGATCGCCATCGAACCGCAGCTGGAGCGCCTGCTGGTGCAGGCCCTGGGCAGCAACAACGGCCCTTCGCTCGATCCGGGCGTGGCCGACATGCTGACCCGCTCGGCTGCCGAGGTCGCGCTCAAGCAGGAAGAAATCGGGCTGCCCGCCTGCCTGCTCGTGCCCGACCAGATCCGTAGCGCCATGGCCCGCCTGGTGCGGCGCGTGGCACCCCGTCTGCAGGTGCTCGCCCACAGCGAGATTCCTGAAACCCATTCCATCCGCATCGGCCCGATCCTGCGAGGAGCCACAGCATGA
- a CDS encoding RNA polymerase sigma factor FliA, with translation MYTAKGQLDREAMLKQYVPLVRRLAHHMIAKLPPNVEIDDLIQVGMMGLAEALTRYQATQGVQFETFATQRIRGAMIDELREGDWMSRGSRKSQKDIEHALHRLEQKLGRAPLESEIAAEMGMPLEDYQSMLAKVRGTQLVYIEDMSGGDDDDGFLDRLPDDADVDPMQQLRDQRLRSSLVEAIKGLPEREQYIMSMYYENDMNLKEIAAVLGITESRVCQLHSQSIARLRTKMRHH, from the coding sequence ATGTACACCGCCAAAGGCCAGCTCGACCGCGAAGCGATGCTCAAGCAATACGTACCGCTGGTGCGTCGGCTGGCGCATCACATGATCGCCAAGCTGCCACCCAATGTGGAGATCGACGACTTGATCCAGGTCGGGATGATGGGCCTGGCCGAAGCGCTCACCCGCTACCAAGCCACCCAGGGGGTGCAGTTCGAAACGTTCGCGACCCAGCGTATTCGTGGGGCGATGATCGATGAACTGCGCGAGGGCGACTGGATGAGCCGGGGCTCGCGCAAGAGCCAGAAGGACATCGAGCATGCGCTGCACCGGCTCGAACAGAAGCTCGGGCGCGCGCCCCTGGAGTCGGAAATCGCGGCCGAGATGGGTATGCCGCTGGAGGACTACCAGAGCATGCTGGCCAAGGTGCGCGGCACGCAGCTGGTCTATATCGAGGACATGTCCGGCGGCGACGACGATGACGGTTTCCTCGACCGGCTGCCCGACGACGCCGACGTCGACCCGATGCAGCAGTTGCGCGACCAGCGCCTGCGGTCTTCGCTGGTCGAAGCCATCAAGGGCCTGCCCGAGCGCGAGCAATACATCATGAGCATGTATTACGAAAACGACATGAACCTCAAGGAAATCGCGGCGGTACTCGGTATTACCGAATCGCGCGTGTGCCAGCTGCACAGCCAGTCCATTGCCCGCTTGCGTACCAAAATGCGCCACCACTGA
- a CDS encoding M35 family metallo-endopeptidase: MQRYQVLVGDQPARGGEVLPYEIDHGFTIDGAAVALIGGRAYCAACNGVGVIAKAGGPYRSTLHGAEMALEGDVVVCDCPVPPALVASRQRFHSVDDREETVGNALPAATVASIWYGEDSVALTNSKKVVDGLVRHPPEALQNDRICPAQTNEKFYEDMMANCERAIYLVNRKIEQLQVWDEVARRDVKYWFGREDVEIRRYLIEGLSRTVAALHELTPKNFVRYSDEFARRIYCRVDPSPEAVAGVCKSDTRNRIIGIARGFCSIPSDSGSVDSQVGTIIHEVTHFDDVFSANDYVYHYRQSAEMAKTDSGRPMKNADSVTGYVMWETFYGI; this comes from the coding sequence ATGCAGCGATACCAGGTTCTGGTGGGCGACCAGCCCGCGCGAGGTGGCGAGGTCCTGCCGTATGAAATCGACCACGGCTTCACCATCGATGGCGCGGCCGTCGCCCTGATCGGCGGGCGCGCCTATTGCGCGGCTTGCAACGGCGTCGGCGTCATCGCCAAGGCGGGTGGCCCTTACCGAAGCACCTTGCACGGCGCCGAGATGGCGCTGGAGGGGGATGTGGTCGTGTGCGACTGCCCGGTGCCGCCGGCGTTGGTGGCGAGCAGGCAGCGGTTTCACAGTGTGGACGACCGGGAAGAAACCGTTGGCAATGCCTTGCCTGCGGCGACCGTGGCGAGTATTTGGTACGGCGAAGATTCCGTTGCCCTGACAAACAGCAAAAAGGTGGTGGATGGGTTAGTCAGACATCCGCCGGAGGCCTTGCAAAATGACCGAATTTGTCCGGCGCAGACTAATGAAAAATTTTATGAAGACATGATGGCCAATTGCGAAAGAGCAATTTATCTCGTAAATAGAAAAATAGAGCAATTGCAGGTCTGGGACGAAGTTGCTCGGCGAGATGTCAAATACTGGTTTGGACGGGAGGATGTGGAGATTAGGCGCTACTTGATAGAGGGCTTAAGCAGAACGGTGGCCGCCCTTCATGAATTGACCCCAAAGAACTTCGTTCGATACAGCGACGAATTTGCGCGACGAATATACTGCCGGGTAGATCCTAGTCCTGAGGCCGTCGCAGGCGTATGCAAGTCGGACACCAGGAATCGGATAATCGGAATCGCAAGAGGATTTTGCTCAATCCCATCAGATAGCGGCTCTGTCGATTCACAAGTTGGCACTATCATCCACGAGGTCACGCATTTTGACGATGTCTTCTCCGCGAACGACTATGTTTATCACTACCGTCAATCCGCGGAAATGGCTAAAACCGACAGCGGGAGACCGATGAAGAACGCTGACAGCGTGACCGGCTATGTCATGTGGGAAACTTTTTATGGTATCTAA
- the motB gene encoding flagellar motor protein MotB: protein MAEKKLQPIIVKKIKKGGHAPHGGAWKIAYADFVTAMMAFFLLMWLLGSTAKGELQGIAAYFSNPMQVALGGGDGSGNSSSILPGGGNDLTKVHGQVRRSESDADRKTKMAAKMEKRRQAQQDAQRMAELQNKIESLITVNPRLNEYKSQIKIDITPDGLQIQIVDDQNRPMFDSGSALVKPYMRDILREIGSALGNVENKISIAGHTDATPYGNGDRGYSNWELSSDRANATRRELVGAGMPDAQLVRIVGLAASDLLDKTTPKAPTNRRITVTVMTREAEERLLSHAVPAVPPDELEEAVEEMDANGGKPAAGAASAASANPAAGNPASAQTAPAVPRKQFIDLPARPPRNQAEAPAARAER, encoded by the coding sequence ATGGCAGAGAAAAAGCTCCAGCCGATCATCGTCAAGAAGATCAAGAAAGGCGGTCACGCCCCGCACGGCGGCGCGTGGAAGATCGCCTATGCCGACTTCGTGACGGCCATGATGGCGTTCTTCCTGCTGATGTGGCTGCTGGGCTCCACCGCCAAGGGCGAGCTGCAGGGCATCGCCGCCTATTTCAGCAATCCGATGCAGGTGGCGCTGGGCGGCGGCGACGGCTCGGGCAACAGCTCCAGCATCCTGCCCGGTGGCGGCAACGACCTCACCAAGGTGCACGGCCAGGTGCGGCGCAGCGAATCCGACGCCGACCGCAAGACCAAGATGGCCGCCAAGATGGAAAAGCGCCGCCAGGCCCAACAGGACGCCCAGCGCATGGCCGAGCTGCAGAACAAGATCGAGTCGCTGATCACGGTGAACCCGCGGCTCAATGAATACAAGTCGCAGATCAAGATCGACATCACGCCCGACGGGCTGCAGATCCAGATCGTCGACGACCAGAACCGCCCCATGTTCGACAGCGGCAGCGCGCTGGTCAAACCCTACATGCGCGACATCCTGCGCGAGATCGGCTCGGCGCTCGGCAACGTCGAAAACAAGATCAGCATCGCCGGCCACACCGACGCCACGCCCTACGGCAACGGCGACCGGGGCTACAGCAACTGGGAGCTGTCCTCCGACCGCGCCAACGCCACCCGGCGCGAACTCGTCGGCGCCGGCATGCCCGACGCGCAACTCGTGCGCATCGTCGGCCTGGCCGCGAGCGACCTGCTCGACAAGACCACGCCCAAGGCGCCGACCAACCGCCGCATCACCGTCACCGTCATGACCCGCGAGGCCGAAGAGCGCCTGCTCAGCCACGCGGTGCCGGCCGTGCCGCCCGACGAACTCGAGGAAGCCGTCGAGGAAATGGACGCCAACGGCGGCAAGCCCGCCGCTGGCGCCGCATCGGCGGCGAGCGCCAACCCGGCAGCCGGCAATCCGGCCTCCGCGCAGACGGCGCCGGCCGTACCCCGCAAGCAATTCATCGATCTACCCGCCCGCCCCCCGCGCAACCAGGCCGAAGCGCCGGCCGCCCGGGCCGAGCGCTGA
- the flhF gene encoding flagellar biosynthesis protein FlhF, whose product MNIRRFTAATAREALAKARAAFGEGTLILSNRPVANGVEVVATAEESLSDLQDGAPAAAAAPVAKPAPAGQLQARAAAQVERPALGAARQAAARNAQPAPAPSRTAVQEDTEQLAMSTLSFQEYVRERMLRRRHEALSGQAQGLAADEALPDPAPLTMGVSERVERMERSVAPALSGQAPARANHALPAAVAAARAPAAAPAQRRAAAPVAAAPGKGVVDELQSMRELIEDRFNTLAWLGQAKQDPIQSNLMLKLIRGGYSPALARALLERLPQDASAGESVRWLIDVLERNLRTAPDAMPLAEEGGVFALVGSTGVGKTTTAAKLAAQCARQYGPQSVGLITLDTYRVAAHEQLRAYGRMLGVVAHLAHDRAALQDLLGLLANKKMVLIDTTGVAPRDPRKRDMLDVLDLPGVQRLLVLNAGSHGDTIDEVITSFKASGAKQAILSKVDEAVKLGPAVDALIRHQMVVRGVTNGQRVPEDWEEADAGRLVRASMRSPAKSAFDPKAADLSFFFSSDASGAQAAFAAGRGSMLDA is encoded by the coding sequence ATGAACATCCGTCGTTTCACCGCCGCCACCGCCCGCGAAGCCCTCGCCAAGGCCCGCGCCGCTTTCGGTGAAGGCACGCTGATCCTGTCGAACCGCCCGGTCGCCAACGGCGTCGAAGTGGTCGCCACCGCGGAAGAATCGCTGTCGGACCTGCAAGACGGCGCGCCCGCCGCTGCCGCCGCCCCCGTCGCCAAGCCCGCTCCCGCCGGCCAGTTGCAGGCACGCGCCGCCGCCCAGGTCGAGCGCCCGGCCCTCGGCGCCGCCCGGCAGGCCGCCGCCCGCAACGCCCAGCCGGCGCCGGCGCCGAGCCGCACCGCCGTGCAGGAAGACACCGAACAGCTCGCCATGAGCACCCTGTCGTTTCAGGAATACGTGCGTGAACGCATGCTGCGCCGCCGCCACGAAGCCCTGAGCGGCCAAGCCCAGGGCCTGGCCGCCGACGAGGCACTGCCCGATCCGGCACCGCTGACCATGGGGGTCTCCGAGCGTGTCGAACGCATGGAGCGCTCGGTCGCCCCGGCCCTCTCCGGCCAGGCACCGGCCCGCGCCAACCACGCACTGCCGGCCGCCGTCGCCGCCGCCCGCGCACCGGCCGCCGCTCCCGCGCAACGCCGCGCCGCCGCACCGGTCGCCGCCGCGCCTGGCAAGGGCGTGGTCGACGAACTGCAGTCGATGCGCGAACTGATCGAAGACCGCTTCAACACCCTGGCCTGGCTCGGCCAGGCCAAGCAGGACCCGATCCAGTCCAACCTGATGCTCAAGCTGATCCGCGGCGGCTATTCGCCCGCCCTGGCGCGTGCCCTGCTGGAGCGCCTGCCGCAGGACGCCTCCGCCGGTGAATCGGTGCGCTGGCTGATCGACGTGCTGGAGCGCAACCTGCGCACCGCGCCGGACGCGATGCCGCTGGCCGAAGAAGGCGGCGTCTTCGCCCTGGTCGGCTCCACCGGCGTCGGCAAGACCACCACCGCCGCCAAGCTGGCCGCCCAGTGCGCCCGCCAGTACGGCCCGCAGAGCGTCGGCCTGATCACGCTCGACACCTACCGTGTCGCCGCCCACGAGCAGCTGCGCGCCTACGGCCGCATGCTCGGCGTCGTCGCCCACCTGGCCCACGACCGCGCTGCCCTGCAGGATCTGCTCGGCCTGCTGGCCAACAAGAAGATGGTGCTGATCGACACCACCGGCGTCGCACCGCGCGACCCGCGCAAGCGCGACATGCTCGACGTGCTCGACCTGCCCGGCGTGCAGCGCCTGCTGGTGCTCAACGCCGGCAGCCACGGCGACACGATCGACGAAGTCATCACCTCGTTCAAGGCCAGCGGCGCCAAGCAGGCGATCCTGTCCAAGGTCGACGAAGCCGTGAAGCTCGGCCCGGCGGTCGACGCGCTCATCCGCCACCAGATGGTGGTGCGGGGCGTGACCAACGGCCAGCGCGTGCCCGAAGACTGGGAAGAAGCCGACGCCGGCCGCCTGGTCCGCGCCTCGATGCGCTCGCCCGCCAAGTCGGCCTTCGATCCCAAGGCCGCCGATCTGAGCTTCTTCTTCTCGTCCGACGCCTCGGGCGCACAGGCCGCCTTCGCCGCCGGCCGCGGGAGCATGCTCGATGCTTGA
- a CDS encoding EscU/YscU/HrcU family type III secretion system export apparatus switch protein, translating to MSADADRQLPATEQKLQKARDDGQAPRSRDLANLAVLGAGAFAVVLLTPTAFERLKLALIQQLRFDASTLAQTDTMMNRAQDMGSLGLMMALLFAVLVGAAAVVSTIGSGGWITSLKPITPDFSRLNPISGLGNLVSKQQLFNIAKLSVLTAILFFVTWIFLRDSMQRVTSLVMQPSAMALRDLGDWLISGVSSMMLVVFAAAVVDVPLQTFFHKSRLKMSHEEVKQEHKNAEGNPHIKSKIRQRAREIANRASVSKVPEADFILMNPTHYAVALRYDEINMNAPHVISKGSDMLAMRIRDIAREHDIPVLQSPVLARALYAHADLDQAIPSTLFNAVAQVLAYVYRLKAAMRGEAAMPGTLPELDVPPELDPHNPAAAAARARKVADAAD from the coding sequence ATGTCCGCAGACGCCGACCGCCAACTACCCGCCACCGAGCAAAAGCTCCAGAAAGCCCGCGACGACGGCCAGGCGCCGCGTTCGCGCGACCTGGCCAATCTGGCGGTGCTAGGCGCCGGCGCTTTCGCCGTGGTGCTGCTCACCCCAACCGCCTTCGAGCGCCTGAAGCTGGCGCTGATCCAGCAGTTGCGCTTCGACGCCAGCACCCTCGCCCAGACCGACACCATGATGAACCGCGCCCAGGACATGGGCTCGCTCGGCCTGATGATGGCGCTGCTTTTCGCGGTGCTGGTGGGCGCCGCCGCCGTGGTGAGCACCATCGGCTCCGGCGGCTGGATCACCAGCCTGAAACCCATCACTCCGGACTTCAGCCGCCTCAACCCGATCTCGGGGCTGGGCAATCTGGTGAGCAAGCAACAACTTTTCAATATCGCCAAGCTGTCGGTGCTGACCGCCATCCTGTTCTTCGTCACCTGGATCTTCCTGCGCGACAGCATGCAGCGCGTCACCTCGCTGGTGATGCAGCCCTCGGCGATGGCGCTGCGCGATCTCGGCGATTGGCTGATCTCCGGAGTCAGCTCGATGATGCTGGTGGTGTTCGCCGCCGCCGTGGTCGACGTGCCGCTGCAGACCTTCTTCCACAAGTCGCGCCTCAAGATGTCGCACGAGGAAGTCAAGCAGGAGCACAAGAACGCCGAAGGCAATCCGCACATCAAGAGCAAGATCCGCCAGCGCGCCCGCGAAATCGCCAACCGCGCCAGCGTTTCCAAGGTGCCCGAGGCCGACTTCATCCTGATGAACCCGACCCACTACGCCGTGGCGCTGCGCTACGACGAGATCAACATGAACGCGCCGCACGTGATCTCCAAGGGCTCGGACATGCTGGCGATGCGCATCCGCGACATCGCCCGCGAACACGACATCCCGGTGCTGCAATCTCCGGTGCTGGCACGTGCCCTCTACGCCCACGCCGACCTCGACCAGGCGATTCCCTCGACGCTGTTCAACGCGGTGGCGCAGGTGCTGGCCTATGTCTACCGCCTCAAGGCGGCGATGCGTGGCGAGGCCGCCATGCCCGGCACCCTGCCAGAGCTGGACGTGCCGCCGGAACTCGATCCGCACAACCCGGCCGCTGCGGCCGCCCGGGCCAGGAAGGTCGCCGACGCGGCCGACTGA
- the cheY gene encoding chemotaxis response regulator CheY — MATALRFLIVDDFSTMRRIVRNLLKESGFADADEAEDGTAALQKLRNGRFDFVVTDINMPNMNGFELLTSIKGDDKLKHLPVLMVTAEARKEDIVAAAQGGAAGYIVKPFTKATLEEKVNNILKKTGLVA; from the coding sequence GTGGCCACAGCACTACGCTTTTTGATCGTCGACGACTTCTCCACCATGCGCCGAATCGTGCGCAACCTGCTCAAGGAATCGGGCTTTGCCGATGCCGACGAAGCCGAAGACGGCACCGCCGCCCTGCAGAAACTGCGCAACGGCCGGTTCGACTTCGTCGTCACCGACATCAACATGCCCAACATGAACGGATTCGAGCTGCTCACCAGCATCAAGGGCGACGACAAGCTCAAGCACCTGCCGGTGCTGATGGTGACCGCAGAGGCGCGCAAGGAAGACATCGTCGCGGCGGCCCAGGGCGGCGCAGCCGGCTACATCGTCAAGCCCTTCACCAAGGCAACGCTGGAGGAAAAGGTCAACAACATCCTGAAGAAGACGGGGTTGGTGGCATGA